The following is a genomic window from Theobroma cacao cultivar B97-61/B2 chromosome 10, Criollo_cocoa_genome_V2, whole genome shotgun sequence.
GCAACTGCCTTGTGCAATGTTCTTCCTGCTTTTGTATTTTTGCTAGCTTGGGCCTGTAGGTATATATGTCTTTACTCTCTAGCTACCTACGTAAGTCGATGAATTGCAAGGATGATGACGTGGATGGTGGGGTTAACTTGTGAAGAATTTTTGCAGGCTTGAGAAGGTTGATATGAGGAAACTAAATTGCCAGGCAAAGATTTTGGGGACCATTGGGACTGTTGGAGGAGCAATGATTATGACTTTAGTTAATGGGCCAATATTGCCTTTGCCATGGACAAAAGTTACAAATGAGCACCAATCTACAGTTTCTGCAACCAAGGATGATCCCTTAAAGGGTGCTCTCATGATCCTTGCAGGCTGTGTCTGCTGGGCTTGTTTTGTCATTCTTCAAGTAAGTATTCCTTCtcaactctttttctttggcTTTGATGTATTAGTATCAATATCGAAGTTGTTGGCTTGCtacaagaagaagagaagagtAGCAGCCGgattttatcatttataatCAGTAAGAGATTACCATGGTTTGTTTCTACAGGCGATTACGCTAAAATCATACCCTGCTGAGCTCTCCCTAACAACTTTAGTTTGCTTCATGGGCGCAATTGAAGGTACCATTGTTGCCCTGGTAATGGAAGGGGGCAATGCTGCAGCTTGGTCCATACACTGGGATTCTAAACTCTTTGCTGCAGTTTACAGTGTAAGAAATTCTTAACTCAACCAACCACCACTGTTGTTTGGACCTGAATTAaccccttttttttgtttgttctgGCTCAAGTCAATGACTACTTGTGGAAAATTAAGGCTTCATATTTCGTACTCTTGCAAAAAGTATACTGATATCTGTCCATGTGCAGGGAGTTATCTGTTCTGGGGTTGCTTACTATGTAGGAGCAATGGTAATACAAGCCAAGGGACCAGTTTTCTATGCTGCTTTTAACCCTCTAACCATGGTTATCGTCGCCATTATGAGCTCCTTCATCTTTTCCGAGATAATGTATTTAGGAAGGTGCATATCTTATTATCTTCCTTCTTTTCCTGAAACACTTAGAAAGAACTAGCTTTCATGTCATCTGCATGCAGTGACTTACATtgattcattaaatttaataataacaCCAAACATCTGGGGATGTCATTTGCACAATGGACTGTGCACTAACATCTATACATTTAATTATGCAGACACCTTAATAGTTTAAGTGATTTTTTAACTAACATTTAGGCCAACTTCATTGCAAACTTTGCAGGGTTATTGGAGCAATTGTCATTGTTG
Proteins encoded in this region:
- the LOC18586147 gene encoding WAT1-related protein At2g39510, whose amino-acid sequence is MESSGSMYNKAMPYLAMVFMRFGSAGMPIVAKFALNRGMSQHVLVVYRFAIATLVLAPFAIVFDRKVRPKMTFSIFVQILLLGLLEPTIDQNLYYTGIKYTTATVATALCNVLPAFVFLLAWACRLEKVDMRKLNCQAKILGTIGTVGGAMIMTLVNGPILPLPWTKVTNEHQSTVSATKDDPLKGALMILAGCVCWACFVILQAITLKSYPAELSLTTLVCFMGAIEGTIVALVMEGGNAAAWSIHWDSKLFAAVYSGVICSGVAYYVGAMVIQAKGPVFYAAFNPLTMVIVAIMSSFIFSEIMYLGRVIGAIVIVVGLYLVLWGKNKDQHSSDSDSNEEAAAPRSGEQMAAIGTETAVVTSNQDFVLLDVISRAAAAADDESVKEKNQKQIP